AATGTTTCACGTGAAACCGCTTGGCTAAGATTGCCATTTTCACAGGTATCGTATGATGCACTTGCTCGAGCAACTGTCGTTGCCTGCTCATGATACCTATCGCATTGACCACCACATCCACGCCTTGTAGTTGAGCCGTTATTTGCTGCCAATCAGGTGTAATAAAGTTAACCTGCTCACGGGTCGGGGTTATTAAAGTCACATTCGGCTGCTTAGACAGCCATGTTTTTAATTGTCCACCGATAAAGCCAGAGGCGCCCAGTAATAACACCACAATTTTATTTCCCAAGTCTGGCTGGGTAATATTTCTTCTAATTTGTGCTGACATCTTGTCCTTTATCCTCTCTGCATTTTTTATCATTTCAACATTTCAATACCCTCGCAAACGATTTACATAGGTTTAATGACCATCAAGAAGAATATAATTACCACTGCACTAAATGCCGGATATCCTGCCATCTCCCAACGTCTTGCCAATCGCCAATATTTAGCCGGTAGCTTATTTGAGCCTCGTTGCTGAGTATGCTGCGCCATATCGCGCATTTGTATCTGCCAGAACACCACTGGTAACCAAAAAATGCCAGCAAAAACAAATAAGGCCAATGACATCCAGATCCAAGTCGCGCTAAATGGCATACCTAAATAATGCGCCATCCACAGCCCTGATAACGGTTGAAAAATGACCGCTGGCGTTGTAAACCACCAATCTGCTTTACAAACCCATTTACTAACCACTGCTTGCGCGGGCACACTGTCACTGCGATTGGCCACGAATAGATAAAAAGCAGTACCCAATCCTGTACCCATAATTAATGTGGCTGATAAGATATGTAAGGTCTTAATCAATAGATATAGGCTCATCACCCCTTCTCCTTTTTAGATATAAACTATGTTTTAGACTAATTCAGTTATTTCTGTCTAAACAGAAATAGTCGTTTAAAAAAAACACCAACCGTTAACTATTAATGCGTTTGTCTATTAACGCTCACACGATGGTATTGATATAAAAAAAGCAGTATTGCGATGATGGGTATGTTTTTGATCAAAGGTGCAAATGGATGCAACAAGTTCTCTGGCAA
Above is a window of Psychrobacter sp. FDAARGOS_221 DNA encoding:
- a CDS encoding DUF2269 family protein: MSLYLLIKTLHILSATLIMGTGLGTAFYLFVANRSDSVPAQAVVSKWVCKADWWFTTPAVIFQPLSGLWMAHYLGMPFSATWIWMSLALFVFAGIFWLPVVFWQIQMRDMAQHTQQRGSNKLPAKYWRLARRWEMAGYPAFSAVVIIFFLMVIKPM